The Methanococcus voltae PS genome segment TAATTCAACTTTAACTTCGTCTTTGTTTCTTTTAATTAAAATTCCGCCAGCCATTTTGAAAACTTCGTCAGATTCTGATTTTGCCATTTCTTCAATTGCTTTTTCGAATTCTTTCATTTGTGTTTCAAATTGTTGTTTTTGCATCATAATCATTTGCAATTGTTGTTGTAATTGTTGAAATTGTGCAATTTGATTTTGAACATCTGCAGGAATATCCATATTATCAATCCTCTTTATCTTTCATTGTGTTATTATTATATTATTATATTATTATATTATTCAAACTTTAATATTATCTTTTATTTATAATTTCGTATATATTTTCAGCGGTTTTTATCCATCTAATATATGAATAAACTGAAGCTTTTAATATACTTACTTCTTCAGCACTTCCACGTATTTTTATGACATTGCCAATAATATTCATATCACATTTTGAACGAATTTGACTATCACAATGCTCAACATATATACTATTATAAATAGTTTTAGCTATTTCAACGTCTTCAAACTTTAATTCAAGTTCAAAATATGGATTTTCGTTATTTTTTTCCATTATTTCACGAATAATAAATTTATTCTTCATCTTCAAAAATATCAAAGATTTTATGACCCGTAATTTTTAATTTAGGGCCTATGTGAGTAGTTGTGGATTCATTAACATCGTAAAAGTCTAAAAAGTATACTCCTTCACAACCTTTATTGAATTTTAATAGCGTATAATTTATGTTATCTTTTTTATTGGTATTAATAGCATAAATTGGCTTTTTTATATTTTTAAACAAAAATTTTGTAAATAATTTTCTAAATTCTCCACAATTGTCTTCAAAATCATAAACAATACTATTTTGAATGTCTATTTTTTCAGAGATTATCTCTCTTTGTAATTTAACCGCCATAATTACTGAAAAAACCTTATTATTTTCAACATCGTATATCTTTAATTTATTGGGGTTACCCTTTAATTCTTCGATAACAATTAGATTTTTGTATTTTTCAAGTAATTCTGAAGCTGAAGTTTTACCTCGGTTAACAGTTTTTATGTTAAAAACTCTTGATAAATCATTTGCTAAACTACGAGTTCTTTGTGAAGGTTTTCTAGATGTGGTTATTATCATTTTACTAACCCTACTTAACCTTTTGATTATCTTGCCTGAACTTTTTTAACTATTTTAGGTCTTAATTTTATCAATACTCTGTTACTACAGTGAGGACATTTAGCTTTTGAACCTATATCATCGATAGTTATTATTCTTTGGCAATTTGAGCATCTATATTCTACCATATTATCACCATAATCGTATATTTTTCCTATTTAATTTGAAATAATAATAAATTACAATAAATAAATTAAAATAATTTTTAATTTTAAGTTAATTTAACTTACTTTGATTTAGTTTAACTTACTTTATTTTATCTCATGAATTTTATACATAGTAACTTAAATTATATATTTTTATTCATTTATAAATAATATATTAATACAATCATATTATCTCATTATATGGTCATATAACCAATAATATCTATAATCAATTAAAATCTAAAATAATCATAAAATAAATTTCCATATATAATAATTTATATAATCCATATAATGGTATAAGCTTATTAAAAGTGGTTAATTACCTTTAAATCTCTAAAATTAAAATAAAATAAGTAAGAATATTTAATAAATTAAATTTGTTTGTTTTTACTGTCGATAACTCTTCTGATAGCTTTTGTAACAGCTTTTCCTGAACCTGTTTCAGGAGTGTAAGCTCCACCAGCTAATTTAGCATTACATTTTGAACATACCCAAATTGAGGTTCCTGCTCTTTTTAATTTAGGGAATCCACATACAGGGCATTTGTATGCTTTTTTCTGTTTCATTTCTACGTTTCTTAATCTTACTCTGAGTTTTCTACCGTATCTTGGTCCGAATCTACCAGCTGAACCAACCTTTTTAGTGTGGCTGTATTCTACCATGTTATCACCTAATAATTTAAAAATATTTGAAACCACAATTTATTATCTTTAAATTGTAATTTCGTGTGTTTTCGATTTAACTTTGTTTATAAACATTATTTTATGTATATATTAATAATATGGGTTATTTCATCGCTTTTGGATTTATTTCTAAATTTTATAAATTTAAACGATAATCCTTTTAGAATGAAATTAGTTTCATTCAATAATTAAACACATAGAATTCTAAAAAATACAAATTCGATGCGTATTTTAATATTGTATGTTAAATTAAGTTTTACACATATCCACGATATATTTACTTTATAGAATATCCCATACTACAATATAAAGTTATCTATGGTATAAA includes the following:
- a CDS encoding rRNA maturation protein, producing the protein MIITTSRKPSQRTRSLANDLSRVFNIKTVNRGKTSASELLEKYKNLIVIEELKGNPNKLKIYDVENNKVFSVIMAVKLQREIISEKIDIQNSIVYDFEDNCGEFRKLFTKFLFKNIKKPIYAINTNKKDNINYTLLKFNKGCEGVYFLDFYDVNESTTTHIGPKLKITGHKIFDIFEDEE
- a CDS encoding KEOPS complex subunit Pcc1, coding for MEKNNENPYFELELKFEDVEIAKTIYNSIYVEHCDSQIRSKCDMNIIGNVIKIRGSAEEVSILKASVYSYIRWIKTAENIYEIINKR
- a CDS encoding DNA-directed RNA polymerase subunit P, whose amino-acid sequence is MVEYRCSNCQRIITIDDIGSKAKCPHCSNRVLIKLRPKIVKKVQAR
- the rpl37A gene encoding 50S ribosomal protein L37Ae, whose translation is MVEYSHTKKVGSAGRFGPRYGRKLRVRLRNVEMKQKKAYKCPVCGFPKLKRAGTSIWVCSKCNAKLAGGAYTPETGSGKAVTKAIRRVIDSKNKQI
- a CDS encoding prefoldin subunit beta, with protein sequence MDIPADVQNQIAQFQQLQQQLQMIMMQKQQFETQMKEFEKAIEEMAKSESDEVFKMAGGILIKRNKDEVKVELEEKLETLSIRVATFAKQEEKMQKRYEELQETLQKALENTQ